Within the Drosophila miranda strain MSH22 chromosome Y unlocalized genomic scaffold, D.miranda_PacBio2.1 Contig_Y2_pilon, whole genome shotgun sequence genome, the region caagtcaaatttggtcggacaatgcgacaaacttcgtttgggccaagaacgagcttcgggagctaaagaagctttgtctgagcgaaccgcatatgaaggaggtccacgaatcctgcttggctgactcgatcgactggcgtttcatcccacctcgctctccgcattttggcgggttgtgggaagcggccgtgaagaccgcaaaatatcacctgtaccgctcagttggaccatctgtgcttagcttcgacgagctgcgcactctgatctgtcagatcactgcaattgttaactctcgccctttgctctcgctttcagaaaatcctgatgatttagacgttttgactcctgctcatctgcttttaggcggaccccatgagcaaatcctcgagcctgacctaacgaagctgaactacaatcgtctggatggctggcagcgggtcacccaactacagcaaatattttggagccgttggtgcgaagagtatctcactcttttgcaagagcgcgcgaagtggcgtacccccgcgcaaaacatctgcaagaacgacctcgttctggtgaaggacgaaaatcttcctccaatgcgttggccactggctagagtggtcgatgtcgttttgggcaaggacggagtgtgtcgcgtcgctgacctgaagacatcctcaggaaacatcaggagggccgtcactcggctatgttcgggccagccgctgaagaataaccgtaactttaacattattattgtatgagcagagagagccgcctatgttgtaaaacgttgacgttctgcagagctgctgcgctctcccgctaaaggggctctctgccgccgccacttcggcaactactttgatctgctgccgccacttcggcaatcactttgatctaacgccgtcgtgtatagtttagttctatgctaacccctctgcgcattggttgcatatcgatctcgcataaagtttatctggcaatagcaagcaatcggcttccgctaagccaccaagattaaatacgaattataaagtttaacccgaaatctcttttcatttttgaaacacataggtgccaaaaaagcttggcatctcaaacagtcaccgcatccgagagcacagttaaaccgataacgatctcggactcagagtcaactaaggcgttaggaatatcgtggctgccacacgaagacgtctttaagttccaaattgacacgtcagttatgggtctccgagcgacaaaacggaacatattatcggtgacatcaaagctgtttgaaccccttggcttgttaagtcctttagtaattaagggaaagatcctactgcaggagctttggcttaacaagctagattgggatgagtcaattccaatgaacttggaaacagcatggaacttATTAAAAGAATCCTTGGGTCAGTTGGAGAAGATTACCATTCCTCGATTTGTGCATACTGATCCCAATGTCACCGATTCAAGTACATGCCTTTGCCGACGCATCCATGAGAGCTTATGGAGCCTGCGTCTATATCCGTAGAAAGACTGCATAAGGTTTCGAGGTCTCCCTGTTGACTGCAAAGTCGAAAGTAGCGCCGCTCAAGACgaaaacgctcccaaggcttgagttatgtgccgctcaccttctcgCAGACCTTTGTCACCGAATCAAATCACTGCTCAAGGTTCCAATTGAGAAAATGATATactggtcagattcagaagttactcttcattggatcagatcccaccctTCGTCGTTGTCAACATTCGTTGCGAACCGGGTAGCGGATattcaagagtggtcaagtgaagctacgtggcggcatgtgccaacaaaacagaacgcagcagacatagtttcgagaggttgtgacgtagaggaaatcgtgcagtcgatctggtttggtggaccagagttcttaaagtttgaagaagagagctggcccagaaatccacacttcgagctttccgaagaagagctacagatggaaagtcggaagaaatcggtcgGACTGACCGTCGCGGCAAAGCCAAATTATTTAGTGGATGTAATCGAGGGAtactcgtcacacctcaaactgctaagAGTGTTCGTTTTCGTGTTCCGCTTCATCCGAAAATGCAAAGACAAAAGTCTCAACTTTGGAAAAATTCAGTCGAAATAACACAGAAAAATGAGTctcaagaagatattgaaaggGTTCGTAAAGGCACCAAGTTAGGCCCCAGTCTTCAGCGTTTGAATCCCTTCATCCATGAAGAAGAGGCTGGGACTTGGTgctctttttcgttgttgcgagttggggggcgactagttaacgctcctatgtcatataatgccaagtttccctttttattgacaaaacgctcgcagtttgtgcagacatacgttcgctatctgcatcaaacgaattttcatgccggcccacgagcactcgtGAGTATCCTTAGACAGCGCATTTGGATAGTGAATGCTCAGGCGGTCTGCAGGGCGACAGTAAGGTCGTGTATTCGttgctttaaatgcaagcctctactccagacccaaatgatgggcaacttacccgcagaccggctccgtgctctccgcccattttcagtatgtggcgttgatttttgtggcccagtctATACGACTCTGAAAATTCGTGTAAGGCCCCCTTATAAGTCTTACATAGCgttatttgtctgttttgcgtccaaggcggttcatttagaaattgtctccgatttgacgactaattccttcttgttggcattccaaaggttcgtcggtcgTCGAGGATGTCCGCAACGCGTGAACTGCGACAACGCGACAAATTTCGTCGGAGCAAGTCGCCACTTCAGCGAACTGCGGAAGAAGATAGAATTCGCGTCAAGAAGCGGGTGCGAGTTTGCCTTCATACCGCCTCGAGCACCGCACATGGGCGGACTTTGGGAGGCCGGTGTGAAGTCTGCCAAGGGCCTACTTCTACGGGCAGTTGGAAGCGCTCTCCTCAccgcagaggagctggagaccgtGCTGGTCGGGATCGAGGCGGTACTCAACTCGAGCCCGCTAGGACCCCtaagcccagacccaagcgacggagacgcgctgactcccgggcacctgctgacaggcgggccgctcatcgcacccccagcacccaggaccccggaccaggagggtctgagctgcttaaagcgatggcggcttgtctcgtcagccaggcaaatgttctggcagcgttggTCCCGGGAGTATTTGCTGGGATTGCAAATAAGATGGAAGTGGCACCAGGAGGAACCAAACATCAAGGAAGGCGACCTCGTAATCGTCGCCGAGGACAACCTGCCCCCTCAACAGTGGCTCCTCGGAAGGGTGGTCGGAACAACCGCCGGGCAGGACGGAAGGGTCAGGAGGCCAATTCACAAGTTGGAGCTTCTGCCACTGGTTTGAAGCCTTCCAggccttcaacggggccggtgtagcgccatttggcgtataataattgttattaggatcGAATTTtgtgaagtctagtgtaagttaggctagggcaaagcgggagcgcaataaaagctcgctctctcgctcttggcaaattcgccccgcttttcCACCGTAGGTAAGATAGGCGAAGAAGGAATTGTTTTGAATATATGGAAAAACTCGAGAAAAGTCTATTGaaacgaacgcacgcactcctttttttcgtcgtcgtaaaatacaaaaattgcagtcacccaagtttTTCGGTCTcttttatttagaaaaactattctaaattTTCACATAGCTTAACGGCATTACGCTCCATGGGGTAGACCTCCCAAATGAACCTCCAGACCCCCAGTTGGACGAGACTAGAGACTAGAAAGCGGAGACAGACCAGACCCACCCGGCAGTGGCAGACCCACCCATCGCGATGCTTTcgttgttttgttgtttttgcctAATTGCTTGCTTGCTTTGTGATCGATCACTCTGTTTAATGCTTCACTAATCCCTCCATATATGTATCCTTCTGATCCGAGGGATCTCTGAGTTCAATCTCTACTAACTGAGTGCGTTTTCCGTTCCCCCTTGCCATTCTAGGTTGCGGCATCTCGCTGGCCAAGCAGACCGCCCAGCGCCGCATCGTGGGTGGAGATGATGCCGGCTTCGGCTCCTTCCCCTGGCAGGCCTACATACGCATTGGATCATCCAGGTAAGCACTGAAAGAAGGCACTATCTGCTTCATTACTGAATGGAATATGGGCTTGCTCCTTGCAGATGCGGAGGATCGCTGGTATCGCGCCGTCATGTGGTCACCGCCGGGCATTGTGTGGCTTGGGCCACTCCTCGTCAGGTGCACGTCACACTGGGCGACTACGTGATAAACTCGGCCGTGGAACCACTGCCGGCTTATACTTTCGGTGTTCGTCGGATCGATGTGCATCCGTACTTCAAGTTCACCCCGCAGGCGGATCGCTTTGACATCTCAGTGCTGACGCTGGAACGGACCGTGCACTTCATGCCACACATAGGTAAGCACCATTGCGCTTCCCTTCCGAAAGCTGCTCGTGCTGATTATCTTCCCACTACAGCCCCCATCTGCCTGCCCGAGAAGAACGAGGACTTTCTGGGTAAATTCGGATGGGGTGCCGGCTGGGGTGCTCTGAATCCGGGCTCTCGGCTGCGTCCCAAGACGCTGCAAGCCGTCGATGTTCCGGTGATCGAGAACCGGATCTGCGAGCGCTGGCACCGGCAGAACGGAATCAATGTGGTCATCTATCAGGAGATGCTCTGCGCGGGCTACCGCAATGGGGGCAAGGACTCGTGCCAGGGCGACTCGGGTGGACCACTGATGCACGACAAGAACGGGCGCTGGTACTTGATCGGTGAGTGTCCCTTCAAGAGACCTGTTACCTGCATCTATACTCAtttccctctccctcttccAGGTGTCGTCTCGGCCGGGTACTCGTGTGCGTCCCGTGGCCAGCCAGGGATCTACCACAGCGTGAGCAAGACCGTCGACTGGGTATCCTATGTCGTTGGCCTCACGATGAACATTTGATGGATTTACTACTAATTTATTCTCATCGCTTCACATTCGCAGTCGCAATCGCACCTGCCTGGTGCATAATTTTGTACATAACTCACTTCATTCTGCTCACTGAATACTGAATTCTGATCAATGCTAACTCTATTTATGAATACAAACGAATTATAACATTTAATGTAATTGAAAAAATTAGCGCAGTACAATTTAGCGGATAGAAATGGACGGTATGTActgcatatgtacatgtgtgaATCTGTATCTAAAAGATGCTCATCCGTGCGACATTATTGCAGAGCCAGCCCTAAACTAATTATAATTAATGATTAATAATTATGGATTAATTTACGTAGTCATATGCGCTGTTATGTAATTTTAATACTATTTATGAACTACTACATTTCGTGTGTAAATAAATTAtacaaatgttgaaatgaagtCGCAATTTATTCTATTAAAATTTCATTAGAATGTATTTGATTGTTTGTGCAGCTACTGTTTGAGGGGCACGGGCACGTAGACCTGTTGACAGGGAACTCCAGCCGCTGCTGTCCAACCATGCTCGGTATCCTTGTAGAAGACTCCGCCAAGAGTCCCATACTTCGACTGCTCTCCCATCACGCGGAATAGGGTGAAGACCTCGTGATAGATCTTGTAAAAGGTCACTGTAGAAACGATATGATATATTAAGCTGTATTAAGGGATGTATCATTTCTTCGACGAGCTTACCCAGAACGAGCGTGAATACCAGAAGGCACATCAAAAAGCTGGACAGATCAATGAAGAGGCCCACGGTGGCATAGAAGACACCCACATACAGGCCAAAACCAAAGATCAAGCCATGGAATATCAACCAGGGATACATCAGACAGCTCATATCCTTAGACGAGGAGGATGAGGAAAGGTCAAGAAAACGGATGTTATTCGGGCATTAGCATTTCCTCTTACCCGAGCCACGCCAATGAGCAGCAGTAGGCTGACGGCCGCGTTGATCAACGACAGTCCATATGCGCAATAGCTAAAGATGGTCAACACTGCAAGGAGCCGGAAACGGAGGCGTCAGAGGAATTTCACATAATCTAGGGAGGAAGGTTCTACTCACGATTCATCAGAAACTGGTGCTCGTTGGCCGCGGCAATGCTGAGGGGCGCTTGCTTTAGCATCAGTGCGATATTCGGGTGCATGTGGAGGGTCAGCATGGAGCTGCCCAGGGTCACGGAGGATATGATCACGCCCAGCCAGCCCAGGATTAGGACGTTGTACTTGAGATTCTGGCACTGCACGTACGAGATACCAGTGCCGCATGCAACACTGCCCTGGTGATATCTGTTATCATTACGCCCCATGATTATCGTCGAGAGTCGATTCTGTGGTGCGTTCCCAATTGTGTTTTGTGTTCAGTGTAGttcttgttttgttttgtttcttttttgctGTAGTGTATGCTGCTTCATGTGTTTACAATAGAACAAACTACGATGAACTGAATAGAGAACAACCTTTGGCTCCACACTGACAAGGCGAGAGAGACCCGAAACAGCAAAGGCCTGCTAGGAGAACAGTTCTTATTCGTACACTCGTACAATAGGTGGGTAGTATATGTTTTATTATGCTAATCCCGAATTAGAAAGTTACTTCATAAATGGATGGGCTGGCTCCCCCCTTTGGGGTCAGTGGTTCGCCTTTGTCTGACTCTGGAACGCACCTCCAGCCGTGTGGTGTTCCCATTCCAAGAGATGGCGAGATGCCAGCGGTTGTGGCAATTATGTCGCATAAAATAATTATAACAGACCTGGGGCACATTTCCTGCGTTGCTGGCATCAGCATTTCGTAATAATTAGTAAAGATGAAGAACACAGCACATCAGTAGTGGCAGTTGCATCCACCAGCAGAGCCAAGACAAACCAGAACCAAGATCCAACCTGTTGCTGCGGAAGCATTCGGCGCCCAGTTCGAGTTTGGCCAGCGGCGCGTGCGGTTGTGGCGGCTCCACCTCCCATCTACAGACCATCTAGAGAACCGAGCCCCATCTCGCGGAGAAGTTTTCGGAAAATGTGTGAGTCGTGCGGGCAACATCAATGGCTGCTCGTGGTGGTAAAAGTAAAAGCACTAAGGAAACTGTGCCATCGAGCCAAGTGAATTGGCACACTTCCCGTTGGGATGAGTGTTATATAAAGATCCATTAGCTAGTGCGTGCCTGTGCGGACAGGTGACCCATTTAGCGGGTGACCCCAAAACTCGTATCTCTTTCTCATATCAAGGACACACATCCACAACTCTTCCCCCGTAAAAGCTCTCGGCCGTGAGTCATCCGCGAGACAagcccatacccatacccatacccataaaCAGAGACGACACCGAGTAAAagtggagcagcagcagtaatAAGAAATATAAGTAGAAGAAAGAGCAGAAGGCACGGCCAGAAGAGCCGCAGCTACATAAAAGTGAATAAGAAACTGTCATGCTTTCGTTGGCAACCATCCGGAGCTCATGCCAATGGAGATTTAACAGTCCACAAATTGTGTTAAATGCCTTAACACCCACCAGTAATCATATCTACTCCAAATAGTGAACAGTGAATAGTGACAATGAATCTGCTGGTGTGGCTCCTAGTGCTGCTCCTGCTATGCTGCCACCTCAGCCACGGCCAGGCCAGTGAGTAAGTGCAAGAGTCCCCCAAACT harbors:
- the LOC117193507 gene encoding uncharacterized protein LOC117193507; its protein translation is MGRNDNRYHQGSVACGTGISYVQCQNLKYNVLILGWLGVIISSVTLGSSMLTLHMHPNIALMLKQAPLSIAAANEHQFLMNLLTIFSYCAYGLSLINAAVSLLLLIGVARDMSCLMYPWLIFHGLIFGFGLYVGVFYATVGLFIDLSSFLMCLLVFTLVLVTFYKIYHEVFTLFRVMGEQSKYGTLGGVFYKDTEHGWTAAAGVPCQQVYVPVPLKQ